In Danio aesculapii chromosome 17, fDanAes4.1, whole genome shotgun sequence, the sequence GAGTGGTAGACCTGTTGCAATAATCAATACATCGACTTATCGTGCAATACATGGACATAACCTCAATCATTTCTGCTGATAAATTATATATCACCCCTTTCTTTTACATGTAAAGGAATGATTTAGATGTTGATGAGCTTAGATAACTCCTTTAGAAACAATGCTTCCTGGCAGATGGAAATGGTGAATTGTCACATTTCCTAACCTTAACCTTAAGACCCTAAGAATGAAATGTTGTTGTAACTTGAATGTTTATGTTAAATTGACCCTTCGCAAACCCTGCCCCCACTTCTCACTCTCCTATTTTATCTTTTGCACTCCCCAGCAAAATAGTGAATAATTTCTGGAAAATTACATAGCCTACTGATTTCAGATATAAAGAAGCATGCATACGCGGGGTATATTTACAGCATGTGAGAATAACTTGACTTTTTTTACACCTAGTCCAGTAATGAGAAGTTTGGATCATTTGAATATAATTCAAATGTAACATATTGATTTCCACATAATTCACAAACAGACGCAAGCAGTGGCATCTTGAACAAGACATAACAATAATGCATCTATGAAATTATAAGAGACAATAAAGACTAGTACATTATTTATATGGACATCTAGACTATGCAGTTTAAGTAAGCTTACCTCACCTGTCATCATCTGAATCCTCAGGTAGTTCTTTTGCCATGTCCCAAATCAAAGGTTTTGTGGGGCTGTGCcggtgttctgttgatttgtcctaccttgtcagattgtcctatcTCCCATTCAAAAATGTGAAGGCAAAATATGCTACCCATTAGATTGTGCTATCATAGTCAAAATAAATTTAGATGTGGAACGGTGTGATATAAGGCTGTAGCATTCTCCTAACTTAACCCAGCTTCAGAACCACTCTAATACATTGTTGGTACCAAAATCTGAGGGGTAGGAttaaatgtcaggacaccggtcCAATAGCAGAAACGATTAGTCTCCAGACCTTGTGTTGCCAGTCGCTCGTTCAGCAAATGACAGAATCAGaattagaaagagctttattgccaggtatgttcacacatacgaggaatttgttttcgtgacagagcttctacagtggcaacagcattacagagacaggacaaaaaacagataataaatatatttaaaaaaaaatagaagtagtgagtgcaaatatacagattgacaagtgtatgtacatgtttattactatatacaacgttatatgtgcagctgttatgtgcaaattggcatgtaaagtgtgttgttaacaCCACTGATCGACACTTGGCACTGAGTATTAGCATTATGATTGGCCGGATCACTTGTCAATCAAACTGTGAAGGATCAAGTGCATTATTATGCTGAGGTATTGTCCTTTTATAATCAGTGTCGTAAAACGGCAATAACATCACTTATCTTGATATTttctatgacaaaaaaaaattctcttaaatttTAAGATCTCATTTAAGTTAAACTTTAAACAGGACTAAGCAGTGATCTTGGATTTTAGGAAAAGGTTGTTCTCTAATTGTGATTTCcattgtgtatatattatattgggtgacgcggtggcgcagtaggtagtgctgtcgcctcacagcaagaaggtcgctggttcgagcctcggctgggtcaggtggcaattctgtgtggagtttgcatgttctcccctagttcgcaatgggtttcctctgggtgctccagttttccccacaagtccaaagacatgcggtatagctgaattgggtaggcttaattgtctgtagtgtatgtgtgtgattgagtgtgaaaggaactaagccgaaaaaaaatgaatgaatgaatatattttattggcaacacggtggtgcagtgggcggcatgatcgccttacagcaagaaggtcgctggttcaagcccaagcaggatctgttggcatttctgtgtggagtttgcatgttctcaatgtgtttgcctgggtttcctctgggtgctctggtttcctctgcagtccaaagacgtggtacagttgaattgaataaactaaattggccgtagtgtatgtgtgtgagtgagtgagtatgtattgatgtttcccagtactggattgcagcatGGAagaacatctgctgtgtaaaacaaatgctggataagttgatggttctttccgctgtggcgacccctgatatataaagggactaagccgaaaagaaaatgaatgaatatattatatttataacaatccCAGTAATGCTACGCTTTAACTGTTTTATTCTTCTGTAGGCTGAACGCGAGGAGTGGCAGCAGTTTCAGGCCGACCTGAAAGTGGCGCTAGTTGTTTCAGACAGACTGAGAGCAGAAGCCGAGGAAGAGCTGAATACTTTAAGAGCAGCAAGGCAGGACTTGGGCACACAGTTAGCTGGTGCCTTGCAGTGTCGTCGAGAAGTCGAAGGTCACTGGAGAGCCTCAGAATAGAGTTGGAGCAGAGCAAGCACAAAATGAAGCAGGTCAATGGTAGCCACCAGAGGGCGCCGACACTGAGGGGCCTGGAGAGAAGAGTGGAGGGTTCTGGAAAGAGCACTGGACACATAGAGCAACTGTGGATGAATGAGATGAAGGGGAAAAAAGACATCTCTGGCAGCACAGAGAGGTCAAGGTGAGTATTATATATGTCAAAAATGTCTGAAAATGAATTTTAAACACAAATGCTCAAATTTGTGGATTTTCAAATAAATTCTTATAGATGTTTGAGCATGGCAATGTTGCAGAACTCCAAAAGAAGTTATGATTCTGAAATCCTTCATATGCCAAGATTGTAGTccttttaacaaaataaacatcacAATATTCTATATTTAAAGGAAGACTTATttaactcccctagagttaaacagttgggtttttccaaatttgaatttatttgttgGTTAAATGGGCACTATTTTTAGtcactgcgtaatatcattgtaaCTGCTGCAGCCATGTTACTGCATCTATATTACTTGCATCGTCTGCATATACTTTACATTTATGCTTAGAAAACCATAtatcaggagtttaaactgacaaggctttaaaacacagtcagatgttttgtttgttgttgccaGAGTATCTGAGGCACAAGCTGTAAATGCACCAgagatttgcatttaaagagacgtAAATGAAGacagtatgtttttattttgacacaAAAAGGGACATCCGTAGCATATAATCAAGGATCCGTGGgatatttgagttaaaaacaatTGACACCTTTGGACAGCCACTGTATTCTTGTTTACCTGTGGAATCAAAGAATCGATTCTGATTGAATCTGATTTATGCCTGTCTGTTCATCCAGTGAATTTCATCAATGAACTAAAAACTAAGTACTAAAGTTGTGTGATCCCAGCTGCAGACATTTCTGATTTGTCAAACAGAGATCATTGTTTAGTGATTGTAAATGATTCATTGTTTACAGCCCACAGTCTGTGAAAGGGCCAGTGTGACCTATGTTACGTTTAAGGACTGTTCCATCATTTTGTAGGAGCCTGTGCAGACTTCCATCAGATTACactgatgctgttttaaatggttCCTCCCAACCTTCTATTACTGCCCCAATAGAATCTGTGAgtagaaaaattaaaaatgtcatttttgtattgttttgatgttggatttttattattaacgCATCTGAAATATTTAGCTGTACATTTCTATCTAATAATTTCAGACTCCTCAGAGTAAAACTCCAGCATTAATTTTAGACCAGCAAAACAACATAACCAACTCCATTAAAGGTGCGTAAACTGGGGTTTTGTTTACAAAATGATTCTGATTCCTGATTTCATTGCTCAATTTTTCATTTCCTGTCATACTAGTCTCATACCGACTCAAATGATTTATTCTCTATGCATGTCTCTACATGTCCAATAGACAAGAAAGTGGAGCATTCACTCCCACAAACATGCACTTCTTCGGTTTTAGATGTGACAAATAAAATCAGCAGAACGAGGTGAATCCAACATAAACATTTGCTTATTAGAAACACTATAATGATAGACaaggaatgcaaaaactttgatcTTGCTTCCCATCAGGACGCAGGAGGATTTCCCATCAGGACTCAGGTCGCTGAGGCTTCATGGAGGCTCCAGGCGGAACTCCCTGCTTCGCTGGTGCCAATGCAGAACTCAGGGCTACAAGGTATTGAAGTGAACTAAACCAAGCCAGACAGATCAAACTTGGCAGTCGGCCATACACCCCCTTGTCTCGGCTTCAGAAAGCACGGACCACCCACAGTCCTTTCACTGACCGTCTGTAAAGCACTTTCTCGAGCTGGGAAGTTCTTGGGTTTTATCATTCTGCCTGCTAGAGGAAGCCTGGAAATCATGTTTACTGGGCTGAAacaataaacagttttaaaaatgaaaagttttggGATTTCCCAATTGGGTTTTAGAATTATTaacccgtttattttttccccaatttctgtttaatgaagagaagattgttttcaacacatttctaaacataatagttttaaaaactcttaTAAAAACTCAATAACTAAaatatatctttgccatgatgacagtaaataatatttgactagatatttttcaagacacttctatacagctttaagtgacatttaaagtcttaattaGGTTTAGGCAtgttaagggtaattaggcaagttattgtataatgatggtttgttctgtagactattgaaaaaatatagctttaaggggctgatcattttgaccttgaaaaaattaaaaaccgcttttaatctagccaaaataaaacaaataagactttctccagaagaaaaaaatattatcaaacatactgtgaaaattttcttgctctgttaaacatttataaaagaaaaaagaaaaaaaatcaatgtggGGCTATTAtctctgaattcaactgtatatatttacaatattttgtttcCAAGGCATATCCAAAATCACAGATCAGAGTCATTATCTTAAACAGCCAAAGGTCAGAACTATTTGGAAACCAGAACAAAATAACAATGAGAATCAGACAACTATTTGGCCacatccgaaatcgcctactactcagtaggtactgcatttgaatttactactcgactgttagaaaagtacgttctatacagtatggaTGTGAGaaatatgaatggaactcgggCATACTACATCCACTATATTGttatgatcacatgacctacccaggtcagttgcatcgcttcactcccattcatgactTCTCTCgcggtgcattatgggatagcgtagcgtgcatcggatgcacacttcagaatatcGCCAGaaatagtaggtcatctgggtacttctcacatactgtttttcaaattctatgaattcagacattcatactcagctcgcatactggtttagcgtactatatagtatgaagtatgcaatttcgaatGCAGCCATTCTTTTGGCTATGGAACTCTCTTCTAAACAAGGGAAGTAAAGCCCAAATTACAAATTATATGAAGGCACAAGAGGGCATCAAGTAAATGTTTGCAATTGTCCTTTTAACAAGATGTGTAGCACAACTGAGCCAATCACCACAACTGATTGATAATCGATGACAGAGAAATCGAGAGAAAGAGGAACAGACACAAAATATTGTAGagaattcata encodes:
- the LOC130244944 gene encoding cytospin-A-like, which encodes MKQVNGSHQRAPTLRGLERRVEGSGKSTGHIEQLWMNEMKGKKDISGSTERSRSLCRLPSDYTDAVLNGSSQPSITAPIESTPQSKTPALILDQQNNITNSIKDKKVEHSLPQTCTSSVLDVTNKISRTRTQEDFPSGLRSLRLHGGSRRNSLLRWCQCRTQGYKNIEITNFSSCWVDGLAFCAIYHSYLPSHIPYSRLSPENKKENLTLAFQTGEAFGISTSLTVEEMLKDDAPDWHRVLEYVESIYRHFEM